One genomic window of Syntrophorhabdales bacterium includes the following:
- a CDS encoding cold-shock protein — MPKGTVKWFNESKGFGFIQSEDGGDVFVHYSAIQEAGFKSLAEGQAVKFDIVDGKKGPAAANVQKI, encoded by the coding sequence ATGCCAAAAGGAACTGTAAAATGGTTCAACGAGTCCAAAGGTTTTGGATTCATCCAGAGCGAAGATGGAGGAGACGTTTTCGTTCATTACTCCGCTATTCAGGAAGCGGGTTTTAAGTCTCTGGCCGAGGGCCAGGCGGTCAAATTCGACATCGTGGATGGCAAAAAGGGACCTGCTGCGGCAAACGTGCAAAAGATATAA
- a CDS encoding ABC transporter ATP-binding protein, with amino-acid sequence MKVPRLDLRRVNFTVNGRRILKSLSWTVWPEEHWAILGPNGAGKTTLLKIVCGYIWPNDGGEVYRNGKTDLDLGDLRRSIGWVTSTLVDEIPRRETVLDTVISGKYAQVGLWAFSWKRPSPGDTEKARRYLSEMGCESLADRQFGTLSQGEQQKILICRARMTEPYLTILDEPCAGMDPGAREVFLSSLRRVAGNPHHPSLIYVTHHVEEILPVFTKTLILKDGKILKAGNTKDVLTDQRISELYGISLQLVRKKGRYWPVPA; translated from the coding sequence ATGAAAGTTCCCCGTCTGGACTTGCGCCGCGTGAATTTTACCGTGAACGGCAGAAGAATTCTCAAGTCTCTCTCCTGGACTGTGTGGCCCGAAGAGCATTGGGCGATTCTGGGGCCGAATGGTGCGGGAAAGACCACGCTCCTCAAGATCGTCTGCGGCTACATCTGGCCGAATGACGGAGGCGAGGTCTACAGAAATGGAAAGACAGACCTTGACCTCGGTGATTTGCGAAGGAGTATCGGCTGGGTCACCTCTACGCTCGTCGATGAAATTCCCAGAAGAGAGACGGTCCTCGATACTGTCATCTCAGGCAAATATGCACAGGTTGGCCTTTGGGCCTTTTCCTGGAAGAGGCCGAGCCCAGGTGACACTGAAAAGGCCCGCCGGTATTTGAGCGAAATGGGGTGTGAAAGCCTCGCCGATAGGCAGTTCGGAACTCTGTCGCAGGGTGAACAGCAGAAAATCCTTATCTGCCGGGCACGGATGACGGAGCCCTACCTTACTATCCTGGACGAACCCTGCGCCGGGATGGACCCGGGAGCACGAGAAGTTTTTCTGTCTTCTCTGCGGCGAGTCGCAGGGAATCCTCATCACCCAAGTCTTATCTACGTGACTCATCACGTAGAGGAAATCTTGCCCGTCTTTACAAAGACCTTGATCCTAAAAGACGGCAAGATACTGAAGGCCGGAAATACAAAGGACGTGCTTACAGACCAGCGGATCAGCGAGCTATACGGCATCTCTCTACAGCTTGTCAGAAAAAAGGGGCGATACTGGCCCGTGCCTGCGTGA
- a CDS encoding flavodoxin family protein: MKIVAIVGSPKGTRGSTHALLEIVLEGAEAAGALTETILIKGSEVKPCKACDVCHKTGVCPQKDHFNEFKNKIMEADALVLATPNYISHVSAQLKAFLDRCCGVVHCIGFEGKYGASVVTSGGGDEKPIVDYLNQFLAVTGCIPVGSVWSTMSTVEGYNFPEDTRNKALALGEKLVTSWKNKETAHEYEAIARLFRERMRSLITWRKEEWPFEAEFWKECRGMKG; the protein is encoded by the coding sequence ATGAAGATTGTAGCTATCGTTGGCAGTCCGAAAGGCACCAGAGGGAGTACTCATGCATTGCTTGAGATTGTGCTCGAGGGCGCTGAGGCTGCGGGAGCATTAACCGAGACCATTCTAATCAAAGGTTCAGAGGTCAAGCCGTGCAAGGCCTGCGATGTCTGTCACAAGACCGGGGTCTGCCCCCAGAAGGATCACTTCAACGAATTCAAGAATAAGATTATGGAGGCAGACGCGTTGGTCCTGGCGACGCCCAATTACATATCCCATGTGAGCGCGCAGCTAAAAGCTTTTCTGGACCGCTGCTGTGGGGTCGTCCACTGCATAGGTTTCGAAGGAAAGTATGGCGCCTCTGTGGTAACTTCGGGTGGAGGCGATGAGAAACCTATCGTTGATTATCTGAATCAGTTCCTTGCGGTCACCGGGTGTATCCCGGTGGGCTCTGTCTGGAGCACCATGAGCACCGTCGAGGGCTACAATTTTCCTGAAGATACAAGAAATAAGGCCCTGGCTCTCGGCGAGAAGCTAGTCACTTCCTGGAAGAACAAAGAAACGGCGCACGAGTATGAAGCCATAGCAAGGCTTTTCAGAGAACGCATGCGCTCACTCATCACCTGGCGCAAAGAGGAGTGGCCCTTTGAGGCTGAGTTCTGGAAGGAATGTCGTGGCATGAAAGGATAG
- a CDS encoding VOC family protein, translating to MSTNGISTFDASTLCQVAIVVKSVDDAVKFYNEVFGIGPFERMEVNFPGATYYGEKGGYRGKRAFAKLGPVTLELIELMDGKTVHEDFLKGKGEGVHHLAFTVKDLSKFEEEATKFGLNVVQEMRRPDGSGFAYLDTDRFGGVMFELIQRPEQK from the coding sequence ATGTCCACCAACGGAATCAGTACATTTGATGCATCCACGCTGTGCCAGGTGGCGATTGTGGTAAAAAGTGTTGATGACGCGGTCAAATTCTACAATGAGGTCTTCGGCATAGGACCGTTCGAAAGGATGGAGGTCAATTTTCCCGGCGCCACCTACTATGGCGAGAAGGGCGGTTACCGCGGCAAGCGGGCCTTTGCGAAACTTGGTCCTGTCACGTTGGAACTGATCGAGCTCATGGATGGCAAGACAGTGCACGAAGATTTCCTCAAGGGAAAAGGGGAGGGTGTTCATCATCTTGCCTTTACGGTGAAAGATTTGAGTAAGTTCGAAGAAGAAGCTACAAAATTCGGACTCAACGTGGTGCAGGAGATGAGAAGGCCCGATGGCAGCGGTTTCGCGTATCTCGATACGGACCGGTTCGGCGGGGTTATGTTTGAGCTCATACAGCGGCCTGAACAGAAATGA